A single region of the Aptenodytes patagonicus chromosome 7, bAptPat1.pri.cur, whole genome shotgun sequence genome encodes:
- the BUB1B gene encoding mitotic checkpoint serine/threonine-protein kinase BUB1 beta has translation MSQDCNDEWELSKENVQPLRQGRVMSTLQEALAQQETSIHTAVQLKKQEFESEIRFYSGDDPLDVWDRYIKWTEQTFPQGGKESNLAAILERAVKALNEQQRYYKDPRYLNLWLKFGNCCNEPLDLYSYLHSQEIGTTLALLYITWAEVLEARGSFKKADLIFQEGLQRKAEPLDKLQSHHRQFQTRVSRQTLLELEETSDEKDVGVLGAAEPQRSSLADLKGRGKKKVRAPISRVGDALKATNQHRSFQTLTSQQLSSNPGFAVFDENSASGPEIPVLTPQSWTAPPAPRAKENELSAGPWNSGRRPRSSANSGIEVPCPLPSFTPYVEESAQQQVMTPCKIEPSINRVLSARKPGNEEDPLQRVQNHQQDTQEKKEVVMYCKDKVYAGVEEFSLEEIRAEIYRKKAKKKTEEEMQAIAQKKEEIKRKIEELERKLKKKDDDKQQQPREQPTEITEASPPLGLQGFTFSSAAEVGKKQPQLQSEFQVSEDTQLHKPSCSEEVIQSLDVCPDTQRGSVFLDSEDEQEEQRDEASLGKKGLLPTPDPATFFSIFDESSTSANQNISCSADHTQKSARRPLAVRKPSDSLTAKENVPPEACDELNGIEPLTEDAIVTGSYKNKTLCANPEDTCDFARAAHLASTPFHGVVAQRVPAPAFSQGVLKEDCPESKSAPLNQETLVCEGAYNEALCVNKLSPIMEASLEDTRSSGSSVSSGSSLSSVTQVSTIKYLHIPEKLELAQSLPAETVTDSGGISENITGDDVTQFLWSAEQRKKLLDPMPESLTASPDFHLETGALPVMEFEKDVELGNETYCIKREYWTNEEYKMFFAIPANFPQLDAKGLAIKVYSQPVPWDFYITLQLKERLNTDFDQSFSENCSCYLYQDGCAILHRDINRFTLGDVIRGCKSITEEVILLVVYNLLGVVEKLHKAEIVHGDLSPEVFFLGDRICDPFANDEMTRALKIVDFSHGLDLRLQSQVSLPNSFPISQTPHGQQLLAKSSLPYQVDLVGIADIVHLMLFGDHVQVYQENSIWKISQNVSKTVDSDFWSKLFGRILNADGKSTVPLLRELREEISDMFDSCFQDRLCESLAALGETSLLENFL, from the exons ATGTCGCAGGACTGCAACGATGAGTGGGAGCTGAGCAAAGAGAATGTGCAGCCCCTCCGGCAGGGGCGTGTCATGTCCACCTTGCAGGAAGCACTGGCTCAGCAGGAGACCTCCATCCACACTGCTGTTCAGCTCAAAAAACA ggagttTGAATCAGAAATCCGATTTTACTCTGGAGATGATCCACTGGATGTCTGGGACCG GTACATCAAGTGGACAGAGCAAACCTTCCCCCAAGGTGGAAAGGAGAGTAATCTCGCAGCAATATTGGAAAGGGCAGTGAAAGCACTCAATGAACAGCAGCGATATTACAAAGATCCCCGCTATCTTAATCTCTGGCTCAAGTTT GGAAACTGTTGTAACGAGCCCTTGGATCTGTACAGTTACCTGCATAGCCAGGAAATTGGCACAACACTGGCACTACTCTACATCACATGGGCAGAAGTACTTGAGGCTAGAGGAAGTTTTAAGAAAGCAGATCTGATATTCCAGGAAGGCCTTCAGCGCAAGGCTGAGCCTTTGGACAAACTCCAGTCCCATCACAG GCAGTTTCAGACCCGTGTTTCTCGGCAGACACTACTGGAGCTTGAGGAAACTTCTGATGAAAAAGATGTGGGTGTTCTGGGAGCTGCAGAACCTCAGAGGAGCTCATTGGCAGATCTAAaaggcagggggaagaaaaaagtgagagCCCCAATTAGTCGTGTCGGAGATGCACTTAAAG CCACGAACCAACACAGAAGCTTCCAGACTCTAACTTCTCAGCAGCTTTCAAGTAATCcaggttttgctgtgtttgatgaaAATTCAGCTTCTGGACCTGAGATTCCCGTACTTACACCACAGTCATGGACGGCACCTCCAGCTCCGAGGGCCAAGGAGAATGAACTAAGTGCAGGGCCTTGGAACTCTGGCAGG CGTCCTCGCAGCAGTGCGAATTCTGGTATAGAAGTGCCCTGCCCACTGCCCAGTTTCACCCCGTATGTGGAAGAGTCAGCTCAGCAACAAGTCAT GACTCCCTGCAAAATTGAACCCAGCATAAACCGTGTTTTAAGTGCTCGCAAACCTGGGAACGAGGAGGATCCACTACAGCGAGTTCAAAATCATCAGCAGGATACTCAAGAGAAGAAAGAGGTGGTGATGTACTGTAAAGATAAAGTTTATGCTGGAGTCGAAgaattttctttggaagaaatccGAGCTGAAATctacagaaagaaagcaaaaaagaaaaccgAAG AGGAGATGCAGGCCATAGcacagaagaaggaagaaataaaaaggaaaattgaggagctggagagaaaattaaagaagaaagatgacGACAAGCAGCAACAACCACGTGAACAG CCAACAGAGATAACAGAAGCGTCACCACCGTTGGGACTGCAAGGATTTACTTTTTCCAGTGCAGCAGAAGTTGGGAAGAAACAGCCTCAGCTGCAAAG TGAATTCCAGGTCTCTGAAGATACTCAACTACATAAACCATCTTGTTCTGAGG AGGTTATCCAGTCTCTTGATGTATGCCCAGATACACAAAGGGGAAGTGTGTTTTTAGACTCTGAGGATGAACAGGAGGAACAGAGAGATGAGGCCAGCCTTGGGAAAAAAG GTCTCCTACCCACACCGGATCCTGCTACGTTCTTCTCCATATTTGATGAATCCTCTACTTCGGCAAATCAAAATATAAG CTGTTCTGCGGATCATACACAGAAAAGTGCCCGGCGCCCTCTTGCTGTTCGTAAACCTTCAGATTCTCTAACTGCGAAGGAAAACGTACCACCAGAAGCCTGT GATGAGCTGAATGGAATTGAACCTTTGACTGAAGATGCAATTGTGACAGGCTCCTACAAGAACAAAACCCTTTGTGCCAACCCAGAAGACACGTGTGACTTTGCTAGGGCTGCCCATCTGGCCTCAACGCCCTTTCATGGGGTGGTAGCTCAGAGAGTCCCAGCTCCTGCTTTTTCACAGGGTGTCCTGAAGGAAGACTGTCCAGAATCTAAGAGTGCACCTCTGAATCAGGAAACGCTGGTTTGTGAGGGAGCGTACAATGAAGCTCTTTGTGTAAATAAACTGAG CCCGATCATGGAAGCAAGCCTGGAAGATACTCGCTCGTCAGGTTCTTCTGTCTCCTCAGgatcttctctttcctctgttaCACAAGTATCTACTATTAAATACCTGCATATCCCTGAGAAACTGGAACTTGCTCAGAGCTTGCCTGCTGAAACGGTTACTGATTCTGGAGGTATCAGTGAAAACATTACTG GTGATGATGTAACCCAGTTCTTGTGGAGCGCTGAACAGCGTAAAAAGCTTTTAGATCCTATGCCAGAGTCACTGACTGCTTCTCCAGATTTTCATTTGGAGACTGGCGCTCTGCCTGTCATGGAGTTTGAGAAAGATGTTGAGCTAG GAAATGAGACTTACTGTATCAAACGGGAATATTGGACCAATGAAGAATACAAGATGTTTTTTGCCATTCCAGCTAACTTTCCCCAGTTGGATGCCAAGGGGCTTGCAATAAAG GTGTATTCTCAGCCTGTGCCTTGGGATTTTTATATCACACTTCAGTTAAAGGAGCGTTTGAATACTGACTTTGACCAAAGCTTCAGTGAGAATTGCAGCTGTTACTTGTATCAAGATGGCTGTGCTATTTTGCACAGGGATATAAATCGCTTCACGCTTGGG GATGTTATTCGTGGCTGTAAGTCCATCACGGAGGAAGTTATCCTACTGGTTGTTTATAATCTTCTGGGTGTGGTAGAGAAGCTCCACAAAGCAGAGATTGTCCATGGAGACCTGAGTCCAGAGGTGTTCTTTCTGGGAGACAG GATCTGTGATCCATTTGCTAATGATGAGATGACAAGAGCTCTGAAGATAGTGGATTTCTCTCATGGTCTAGATTTGAGATTACAGTCTCAAGTAAGTTTGCCCAACAGCTTTCCAATATCTCAGACCCCTCATGGACAACAGCTTCTGGCGAAAAGTTCTCTTCCTTATCAG GTAGACTTGGTTGGCATTGCAGATATAGTCCATTTGATGCTCTTTGGGGATCATGTCCAGGTCTATCAAGAGAATTCCATCTGGAAAATCAGCCAAAACGTATCAAA